The genome window CGGCATGCGTCCCAATATCAGGTCCGGTAGGGCGACGCTGCCACCCTCTGCCTCTGAGCCCCGGCGGCCCGGCCGGTGGGTGGCGAGCGCGGTCCGCACGCGCCCCCTACTACCCCCGTTGCCCGTCCGGTCCGACCCCCCGTAGGTCGCAGGCACAAAAGCGACCTGGCCCTTAACGGCAATTCAGCCTCGACGCCGGATCCGCGCTTCCCGACTCGCCGCTACGTCACCCGATTGGGGCTGGCCCTGGCCACGGGCACCCGCCGAGGCATTTATAAGTACGAGCGCCCGGGTGAGCCAGAGCCCCACACACCGTCTTCCTCTGTTTTGCCAGGGCCAACGCCATTACTAGAAGTCTAGAAGAGAGGTGGGGAGGCAGAGACGAGAGGCGTAGGGAAttcgggggagagagagagaggcaggGCGGTGACGAGCTTGGACTGGCGATCGCGGGAGCGATGACGACGGCGGCCGGCATGCCGGggtcgccggtgggctcggccgcgGCGGCTGGCGGTCCCGCGGCGCCCGAGGTGGCGGCCATGGACGCGGTGATCGGGTGGTTCCGCGGCGAGTTCGCGGCCGCGAACGCGATGATCGACGCGCTGTGCGGACACCTGGCGCagatcggcggcggcggcggggccgAGTACGACCCCGTCTTCGCCGCGCTCCACCGCCGACGCGCCAACTGGTTCCCCGTCCTCCACATGCAGAAGTTCTACCCCGTCACGGACGTCAACGCCGAGCTGCGCCGCGTCGCGGccgcccgcgccgccgcggggccctgCTGCTACTCGGAGGAGGAGGTCGCGTCCACGGTGATCCACGATCCCATGGAAGACCTCCCCTCTGAGGCGGAGCCCGAACCCAGGCCGGAGCACCAGCAGGATCCTATACACCAGGATCCGGCTCCGGAGGCCGAGGAGGCTGACGGCACCGTCATCAACCCCGCCTTGGAGTGTCACGAGGAGGCGGACGCGGGGGCTGACTCCTCGGGAGATTCGTCGGAGCGGAAGGCCCCCTCTACGGAAGACGACACCGTCCCAGACGGACGTAAGTACAATCACGCTAACCCGAAAATTAAATTCTCCCGTGCTCGCGTCAATTAATTACCTTTGCCTGCTGCATCCCGTTCATGTTCCGGCCTCCGGCATTCGGACATGCAGAATCCGTCGTCGTTTCCTTTAGCTCGACGTCCGCACTAGTAGATTAGAGTTTCCAAAATTATCAAATAAATTTCGGCCGCTTCGTGAACTCTTGGATCTGGTAGCCAGATGTGACTTTCCCGCAAGTATTTTTTTCTTATTACTAAACTCCTTTCCGGGCCTAACTAACTAACTGTAAAACGGCGGGACGATGGCACTAGTATAAAAAATATCAAATAATGTCTTCTTTTTGGGAGTTTTATTTTATGTTTTCGATTCACGAGATTAACAGGCTTCCAGATTACGCTTAATCATGACATTATTGCTAAAGCTGCACAGGAGCGTTGGTTCATGTGAAATGGGAATGTAGATGCCGCACGGGTCCATTTCTTCTGGAGGCTAGTGCAAAATTGGAGCGCGTGGTCTGATATATTTTTTCGTGTCCATGTCCATCCTCTCAGTCAATCCTGGCCGTCGGTCGTGGCGGCGGCGGAGAAAGCAGTACCCGTGAAAGGGGATCACGGGGTCGCTAGGAAGTAGGATCGCAAAACCCTACCGCTTTTCCTCCGACGCTCCGACGACCTTCTCTCTTTTCGGCTTTGCTACGCCTCCATGCGGCCCCAGTCCTCACCTCGGGCACCCTTTTGGGCTTTGGCCTGTCCCTGGTCCCGCGGAGAAGGCCGCAGGCCGATGGCAGACTGGTTGTACGGCGGCCTTTTGCAATTAGGCGATGCGTTTACTGCAGCTGCGTCGCCACTTAATGTTGGAGAAGTAGTTTATATATTAAATAAACGTGCAGTGCAGCTACGGCCTACGGGCGCTCGAGCGTCTCCGCCCGACCCGTCTGGTCTGGCCGAGGGCGGCCAACGGCCTCGAATGCATCGTTGCAGTTGGGCACACCAGCCTGGTGAGTCTGCTCAGTGCTGCGATTGGCTCTTGTCGTGTCTGCAAATTGCGCGTGGCCTTAGAATATTGCTGCCCATGTGTCAGCTCTCAGATCGATCGGCGTCGGACATGGCAGGGTTGGCCTCGACGGAACTTGTGACTCACTTGGAGCGGTCGGTCGGTCGGTCGGTGACGATGAGTGCCACACTGACGCCAGCCTTGAACTCCAGCTCCCCAGTGGCGTGCCTCTGACGCTCGAGTGAGTCGAGTTAATGGACCCACACAACCCGCACCAAGGGACACCGACCACCTGGCCCCAGATCGGGTTCCGGGTGCCAGGAGGCTGGATCTGGTGCCGCGCGTATCGGGTCGGCCGGCAGCCCGGGCCGCACACGTGGTCTCCGTGGGCTACTGTCTCGGGGAGTGGGACCCTGGCCAATCAGCCGATTGTACTGTGAGGGGTCCCGTCTGCTGGGTAGAGGGGTTCCGCGAAAGAACTTCTTGTCTCCGTATGCCAGGTGGACCGTGACGGCTCCCGTCGAGACTTCAGCCGCTAGCGCGGCCGTCAGGGGTAGGTATACGATCGGAGAACTTTTTGGAGCTCATGCGCGATTGAGCTGTGCCGTGGAATTGGTTAAGGGCGACTTTAGAACGCGGGAAATCTCTATGTTTTTTAATAAAAACGGACTGATTTCTGTGAAGTTTTCTGAGATTTAAAAAATTCCCGCGTTCCAAAGGATTCTAATGGTTCTACAACAGCGTAGTTTGTGTACGCGCTGTCAATTGATGATGACATCGTGTTCCAAGCTTTGTCCACATGCTGCTGTTGTTAGTCAGCTTGCCTTTTTCTCAGCTCGTCTCTCGATTTTAGAAGATTTCAGTCAATCTCTGACTTTCTTTTTTTAAAAGAGTGTAGACGAAAAACAATTCTTGTGTTTCTTGTGCGTGCGATGGACCATTGCGAAGCTAGAAATAAAAGGAGAGAGTGATATAAGTAGAGCGGGTTACTTGAGTATCATCTTTTATACCTCTGTCCCTTGCCCAATAATTGAACATGTATACTGCTGCTGGTGGTCCCTGGTTTCATTCGATGCGTGCACCTACATATATAGTACACTACAATGCTCGTGTTCTGTGTTCCAGCCTTCCAGCTCATTCGGCTTTAATCCGTACCGGTTTATACTGTTTCTACAATGTTTTTATCTATATGGATTGTCAGTTCTTTCATCTAAACTCTCCTCTTTATCATATTATTATATCACGGAAGGCACCTTTTTTTTTCTCTCCATTCATGCTGTAGTACGTAAAAGTGACACCAAAAGGGTGCAGCAGTTTGAGATTCAACCAAAACGAAATCATTTCTTCATGGGTTATGATGGATATTTTGAAGATCTAACGGGTGATAAAAGCAGCATATGTGACAGAACGATATGTGAGAATTTGAACGCGTGATAGACTGGACCTGTTGTTGCTGATCGAGGGACCTTGCCCCCTAATCATGCCATCGTGTTCCAAGCTTTGTTCAAACGCTGCTGTTGCTGAAATGTTTGTGTTCTCTTGGATTTGCTTTTTTTCTCCCTCGAGCACCTGTATCTGTAAGCGTTTTAATTTATttttcttcctttctccaaagtaCAAAAGTTTTGATACCCAGCAATAAGGATGTTATGTCCCAAATGACATAAGCTTTGTTGAAGAATTTGGTGTCTTTTTTTTTGGTTGCAAGTCGTAGTATATATATCCAACAATGGTTGGGTAGCCTCTGAGATATATATTACTTAGCAGATCATACTGATCAAGGATCTCAAGGGGAACACATCCTACCAGAGAGCTATCCCATCTGCTCTGACCACGAGGAGTGCATTGCCCGTCCTGAGAGGATCAAGATCCAGAAAGGTTTCGTGGCCAAGGAATCCGTGAAGGGGCACATGGCGAGTTCCAACTTCACACCACTCGGCAATCTTTCTGTACAGGACTAGGAGATGCTGTAGGAAGTAGTAGCACTTCTATTCATCTTAAAATTCATTTCTTCTGACTACACTCTTTTTTTTACTGATGTTCATGATCTTGTGCTAAAACCAGGTTAATGTCGTGAAAGGCTTGAAGATATATGAAGATGTTTTTACAACATCGGAGATCATGAAGGTTGCAGATTTCATCAATGAAATTCGTCAGGCTGGCAGAAATGGAGAACTTTCAGGTAAGTTGTGTTCCTATCGCTTCAGAAGTTCTCTCGTCCATGAAGTTTACCTATATGTCTAAAAAAATTAGTATTATTTTCTCATTGTGTTTGCTTACTTGTATTAGTTTCCATAGCTAACATGTGGTTATTTGTCCAAAAGGAAAAAATCTGTCAGTTGATGCTTTCAGATACCAAAATGCTTTATGCATAGCATCTTACTGTGGTCCTAGTTCAGGCTATCATTCATTACCTTTTCTATCATTGCTTATTTTTTTGTCTTACATAATTTTATGCTAACTAGTTCATAGATCTGGTTCTTAGCAATTTTCTCCCCCATAGCATAGAAACAGAAAAATATAAGATGTTGGAATTTATAACTAGATTAATAGTACTGATCTAGGAGTATCTTCCTGGGTACATTAGTACATGAATCTAACATACAAAAGTAAATATCAACCTAGTGACTAAGACGCTGACTGATTTGACATGTATTTCCTTATCTTCAGCTAACATGAAGTTTACCTCTCTTAATGAAAGAAACACCTTTGAACTGAATATATAATTGAATACTAGTGGTGTATTAGATCACTCCTTTTTTATCGGAATAGGTCGTGCCAAGCCATGGTAACGTCCGTCCAAAGTCGTGCACAACAAAATGTTGATCCTAGTAAGACCTCAACTGACCTCTTAAGTTCCTGACTATGCTGACCCCCCTCCTTAAGAATTGACATAGAAGATAGAACCCACAAACTGGGCACTCTTCCATTGCGTTCTGGCTGAAATCATCACATCCATGTAAGCTACCTGAACTTGAAGACCACTAATTTTTTCTTAGCTCTGGTCAGTGTGTTCATCTATTTTATCTCTTGAAATGTGACTGTTTACGCGTTCATTGCAATATTGCCTTGGTGCAATTTCCTTGTCCAGTCCGGTGCTTATTATATATCTGTTTCTTTTCAAATTTAGGTGAGACTTTCATATTCTTCAACAAGCAGATGAAAGGAAACAAGAGGGAGATCATACAGCTTGGTGTCCCGTTATTTCAACCTACCACAGAGGAAGCTAATTGTATGTTCCGAAGACTCAGTGCCTCATTTTCTTCAACTTCCTTACACTGGCAAGAATATGCTTTTTGTGCATGGCATATTTGTATAACTATAGCATCTAAAGACATTGGAATGCCTTTTGAATGGTGTCACGAATGTCCCCCCTTTTCTCCTTGTCGACAGGTCACACAGAACCAATCCCCCTTGTCCTGCAGGCTGTCATTGACCACCTTGTTCTTTGGCGTTTAATACCAGAAAG of Zea mays cultivar B73 chromosome 8, Zm-B73-REFERENCE-NAM-5.0, whole genome shotgun sequence contains these proteins:
- the LOC103635534 gene encoding RNA demethylase ALKBH10B is translated as MTTAAGMPGSPVGSAAAAGGPAAPEVAAMDAVIGWFRGEFAAANAMIDALCGHLAQIGGGGGAEYDPVFAALHRRRANWFPVLHMQKFYPVTDVNAELRRVAAARAAAGPCCYSEEEVASTVIHDPMEDLPSEAEPEPRPEHQQDPIHQDPAPEAEEADGTVINPALECHEEADAGADSSGDSSERKAPSTEDDTVPDGHHTDQGSQGEHILPESYPICSDHEECIARPERIKIQKGFVAKESVKGHMVNVVKGLKIYEDVFTTSEIMKVADFINEIRQAGRNGELSGETFIFFNKQMKGNKREIIQLGVPLFQPTTEEANCHTEPIPLVLQAVIDHLVLWRLIPESRKPNSVIINFFDEDEHSQPYFKPPHLDNPICTLLLSETTMAFGRSLVTDSNGNYKGPLTLSLKQGSLLVMRGNSADMARHVVCTSSNRRVSITFARVRPSTPVDLSPLPSPTKALTPWQPQPATASQVPAPACMTQKPPVSGAIIGYAPTPQTVLAPAAWGMAMRAPVMMVAAAPARPMVMASLGTGGGNISKWMSRSGTGVFLPWTVGPKRYNKHLPPRIQKRRFSAMMSPIEAQG